In Trifolium pratense cultivar HEN17-A07 linkage group LG7, ARS_RC_1.1, whole genome shotgun sequence, a genomic segment contains:
- the LOC123893544 gene encoding LOW QUALITY PROTEIN: uncharacterized protein LOC123893544 (The sequence of the model RefSeq protein was modified relative to this genomic sequence to represent the inferred CDS: substituted 1 base at 1 genomic stop codon) — protein sequence MQNHVKXIITLWFWVPKEMLLYHLHIKISFSLGISFSATTTENALQSKTSLSGRTKLSAMITGTHS from the exons ATGCAAAATCATGTGAAATAGATCATAACTCTTTGGTTTTGGGTTCCAAAGGAAATGCTTCTGTACCATCTTCACATT AAAATTTCCTTTAGCCTAGGAATATCCTTCTCGGCCACGACCACAGAAAATGCGCTCCAGTCGAAAACTTCACTAAGTGGAAGGACAAAATTATCTGCAATGATCACCGGAACACATTCGTAA
- the LOC123893539 gene encoding syntaxin-32-like, protein MQFKSTQSSFRDRTHDFHTVAERLKKSLSSSSSGSGPNGPSSSSPYPSSSSPSSSSSRSEDPRSAVAIQSEFNRRASKIGFGIHQTSQKLSKLAKLAKRTSVFDDPTMEIQELTSVIKQDITALNSAVVDLQLVSNSRNESGNVSTDTTSHSTTVVDDLKTRLMSTTKEFKDVLTMRTENLKVHENRRQLFSANASKDSANPFIRQRPLATKSAASSSNAPAPPWASGKQVDGESQPLLQQQQQQQQIVPVQQDSYMQSRAEALQNVESTIHELSNIFNQLATLVSQQGEVAIRIDENMDDTLANVEGAQGALLKYLNSISSNRWLMIKIFFVLMFFLMVFLFFVA, encoded by the exons ATGCAGTTCAAATCAACACAATCCTCATTTCGAGATCGTACACATGATTTCCACACCGTTGCAGAgagattgaagaaatcactatcatcatcatcatcaggaTCAGGTCCAAATGGACCTAGCAGTAGTTCTCCTtatccttcttcttcttctccttcttcttcttcttccagaTCGGAGGATCCACGATCTGCCGTTGCAATTCAATCAGAATTTAATCGGAGAGCTTCCAAGATTGGTTTCGGAATTCATCAAACCTCTCAGAAACTTTCCAAGCTAGCCAAAT tggcGAAAAGGACTTCGGTTTTTGATGATCCAACTATGGAAATTCAAGAATTAACAAGTGTTATTAAGCAAGATATTACTGCACTTAACTCTGCGGTTGTGGATCTTCAATTAGTCAGCAATTCAAGAAATGAGAGTGGAAATGTTTCTACCGACACAACTAGCCATTCAACTACCGTTGTCGATGATCTAAAGACTCGATTGATGAGTACTACCAAAGAGTTTAAAGATGTTCTCACAATGCGAACTGAG AACTTGAAAGTGCATGAGAATAGAAGACAATTGTTTTCGGCAAATGCTTCTAAGGATTCTGCAAATCCTTTCATCCGTCAACGTCCGTTAGCTACAAAATCGGCTGCTAGTTCTTCTAATGCCCCTGCACCTCCATGGGCTAGTGG GAAGCAGGTGGATGGAGAGAGTCAACCATTGCTGCAacagcaacagcagcagcagcagataGTTCCAGTGCAGCAGGACAGTTACATGCAAAGCAGAGCTGAAGCTCTTCAAAATGTTGAGTCCACTATTCATGAGCTCAGCAACATCTTCAATCAactagcaacacttgtctcccAGCAAGGGGAGGTTGCCATCAG GATTGATGAGAACATGGATGATACATTGGCAAATGTAGAGGGGGCACAAGGGGCATTGTTGAAGTATTTGAATAGCATATCGTCTAATAGGTGGCTAATGATCAAGATTTTCTTTGTATTGATGTTTTTCCTTAtggttttcttattttttgtgGCATAG
- the LOC123893535 gene encoding zinc finger MYM-type protein 1-like, giving the protein MMRFLVPRASIENVNVVQSEAEVEEPPPNVVNEFNSNEIVRDPGLRKQIHEYSPDIQDQVRRAYILKGPTQPILEKFPRTQFAREPRTRAFCKSWYEKYTWIEYSEFKDAAYCFHCFLFKKPGRSEQFGFEVFTKSGYKDWKHASKGLQGHVGGHGSMHNSCMKDYDDYNNQRQSIGAKFLRATRESEELYKIRLTCSLDCSRYLIAQGMAFRGHDESVTSLNKGNFREMVDWVKSNDEKVRDAYDRGSNDCKMICGDIQKDFATSCAAEVMKVIMGELGDRQFSVLIDESRDISVKEQMAVMFRFVNDKGEVVERFLALQKVESTTSEALKNALYSILDRHTLSISRIRGQGYDGASNMRGEFNGLQRKILDENPYALYVHCYAHRLQLVVVSVTSSCSSIYDFFEYISLIVTTTTASCKRMDALKQAHHDEIVCQLATGEISSGRGLNQESTLPRPGDTRWGSHFMTLIRLDQMWAPALAVLSTVDELGRLPSQAAGLIEKMECFKFAFILKLMLKLLGITNELSKILQRKDLNIVLAMDLVDDVKARLATLRESGWDDLFDNVQKFCIAKGIPVLDMNQEIPVRGRSRLEGKTVTNLHHYRAEIFYVAIDKICVEMDHRFSERSNIVLSSFSCLDPKNSFSKFDVDKLARLADIYHEDFSNNDRGTIREQLETYIVHVRRHVSFSTCEDVQSLALKMVQTDKRFVFPLVYKLIELALILPVSTASVERAFSAMSIIKNKLRNKINDEWFNDLMICYTEREIFKSLDDIDIIRSFTAKKSRKGHLPPNFM; this is encoded by the exons ATGATGAGGTTTTTGGTTCCTAGAGCAAGTATTGAGAATGTGAATGTTGTGCAATCGGAAGCCGAAGTAGAAGAACCACCACCTAATGTGGTCAATGAGTTTAATTCAAATGAGATTGTGCGTGATCCGGGTCTTAGGAAACAAATTCATGAGTATTCTCCGGATATTCAAGACCAAGTGAGGAGGGCATATATATTGAAGGGTCCAACACAAccaattttggaaaaatttccTCGCACTCAATTTGCTAGAGAACCAAGAACAAGGGCATTTTGTAAATCATGGTATGAAAAGTATACATGGATAGAATATAGTGAGTTCAAGGATGCAGCTTATTGTTTCCATTGCTTTCTCTTTAAGAAACCCGGGAGGAGTGAGCAATTTGGTTTTGAAGTCTTCACCAAATCCGGATATAAAGATTGGAAGCATGCATCTAAAGGCTTGCAAGGTCATGTTGGTGGTCATGGTAGTATGCACAACTCGTGTATGAAGGACTATGATGATTATAATAATCAAAGACAAAGTATAGGGGCTAAGTTTCTTAGAGCAACTAGAGAATCTGAAGAATTGTATAAGATTCGTTTGACTTGTTCCTTAGATTGTTCAAGATATCTCATAGCACAAGGCATGGCTTTCCGTGGCCATGATGAATCCGTTACTTCTCTAAACAAGGGCAATTTTAGAGAGATGGTAGATTGGGTAAAATCTAATGATGAAAAAGTGAGAGATGCTTATGACCGTGGTTCAAATGATTGCAAAATGATTTGCGGTGACATTCAAAAGGACTTTGCAACGTCTTGTGCAGCTGAAGTTATGAAGGTGATTATGGGAGAGCTTGGTGATAGACAATTCTCCGTGCTTATTGATGAGTCACGTGATATATCCGTCAAAGAGCAAATGGCGGTGATGTTTAG GTTTGTGAACGACAAAGGGGAAGTTGTGGAACGATTCCTTGCTCTACAAAAAGTCGAAAGTACTACATCCGAGGCACTAAAGAATGCTCTTTATTCCATTCTTGATCGTCACACGTTATCTATTTCAAGGATAAGAGGGCAAGGATATGACGGAGCTTCAAATATGAGAGGTGAATTTAATGGTTTGCAACGAAAGATTCTAGATGAAAATCCATATGCTTTATATGTTCATTGCTATGCTCACCGTTTGCAATTGGTGGTTGTTTCCGTTACTAGTAGTTGCTCATCTATTTATGATTTCTTTGAGTACATCTCCTTGATTGTAACCACAACAACTGCATCTTGCAAGAGAATGGATGCTTTGAAGCAAGCACACCACGACGAAATTGTGTGTCAACTTGCAACTGGTGAGATATCTAGCGGAAGGGGCTTAAACCAAGAATCTACTCTCCCTAGACCCGGAGATACTAGATGGGGTTCACATTTTATGACCTTGATTCGTTTGGATCAAATGTGGGCCCCCGCGTTAGCAGTGCTTAGTACGGTTGATGAACTTGGACGTTTACCATCTCAAGCGGCGGGTTTAATAGAAAAAATGGAGTGTTTTAAATTTGCGTTCATTTTGAAGTTAATGTTAAAGTTGCTTGGTATCACAAATGAGCTTTCAAAAATCTTGCAAAGAAAAGATCTTAATATTGTGCTTGCCATGGATTTAGTTGATGATGTCAAAGCTCGGTTGGCCACATTGAGAGAGAGTGGTTGGGATGATTTATTTGATAATGTCCAAAAATTTTGTATTGCTAAAGGTATTCCGGTGCTGGATATGAATCAAGAAATACCGGTTCGGGGTCGTTCAAGGTTAGAAGGAAAGACTGTCACTAATCTTCATCATTACCGTGCAGAGATTTTTTATGTTGCTATTGACAAAATATGTGTGGAGATGGATCACCGCTTTAGTGAACGAAGTAACATTGTGCTTAGTTCTTTCTCATGTCTTGACCCCAAGAATTCTTTCTCCAAGTTTGATGTTGATAAACTTGCTCGTCTTGCTGATATTTATCATGAAGACTTTTCTAATAATGACCGTGGAACAATAAGGGAGCAACTTGAGACATATATAGTTCATGTTAGAAGACATGTATCATTTTCTACTTGCGAAGATGTTCAAAGTTTGGCTTTGAAGATGGTTCAAACTGATAAACGTTTCGTATTTCCATTGGTCTACAAACTTATTGAGCTGGCTTTGATATTACCGGTGTCGACAGCATCCGTTGAAAGGGCTTTTTCAGCAATGTCGATTATTAAGAATAAATTGCGCAACAAGATCAATGATGAGTGGTTCAATGACTTGATGATATGTTATACCGAGCGGGAGATATTCAAGTCACTTGATGATATTGATATTATCCGATCCTTCACCGCAAAGAAGTCTCGGAAAGGGCATTTACCTCCTAATTTTATGTAG
- the LOC123893542 gene encoding uncharacterized protein LOC123893542 isoform X1: MRNCGGFLKIKFISLDFNAPTTTAVEPYFCIDYGDGRSFKTPVATMERPEVFKWSQMEDTLDFDIPRGADEVHLFLVDRLTDTRWGLYNMAVSELNRSPLPEVQLEVISDPITGSLHPLTRGDLFLGAKLTFAYDFFPTVYTTCRKFGLDSNFLALALTPEATDPNDSFYLKFDGWPYGNLTRNGIGPFSSLEDVTGQGYIWSHWAPGPGVPAELGVFNESTKNYITIDVYRAADDTVSATGV; the protein is encoded by the exons ATGAGGAACTGCGGTGGATTTCTGAAGATCAAGTTTATTTCGCTGGATTTCAATGCTCCAACAA CAACTGCAGTTGAACCCTATTTTTGCATCGATTATGGTGATGGAAGGTCTTTCAAAACTCCTGTTGCAACTATGGAAAGACCTGAAGTGTTTAAGTGGTCACAAATGGAAGATACTCTTGATTTCGACATTCCACGTGGAGCGGACGAAGTTCATTTGTTTCTTGTGGACAGGCTTACCGATACTCGCTGGGGATTGTACAATATGGCAGTATCTGAGTTGAATCGCTCTCCACTACCAGAGGTTCAATTGGAGGTTATCTCTGATCCGATAACCGGATCATTGCATCCATTAACACGCGGAGATCTCTTTCTCGGAGCAAAGTTAACATTTGCATATGATTTTTTTCCCACG GTATATACTACTTGTAGGAAGTTCGGTCTCGATTCAAACTTCTTGGCCTTGGCCTTGACTCCAGAAGCTACCGATCCTAATGATTCTTTTTATCTTAAATTTGATGGCTGGCCATATGGAAACCTTACCAGGAATGGCATTGGGCCATTCAGCTCTCTAGAAGATGTTACTGGCCAAGGCTATATTTGGTCTCATTGGGCACCTGGACCTGGTGTACCTGCGGAGCTTGGAGTGTTTAATGAATCAACCAAGAATTACATTACAATTGATGTCTACCGTGCTGCAGATGACACAGTATCAGCAACCGGAGTGTGA
- the LOC123893542 gene encoding uncharacterized protein LOC123893542 isoform X2 — protein MRNCGGFLKIKFISLDFNAPTTTAVEPYFCIDYGDGRSFKTPVATMERPEVFKWSQMEDTLDFDIPRGADEVHLFLVDRLTDTRWGLYNMAVSELNRSPLPEVQLEVISDPITGSLHPLTRGDLFLGAKLTFAYDFFPTVYTTCRKFGLDSNFLALALTPEATDPNDSFYLKFDGWPYGNLTRNGIGPFSSLNHMLSLPTVGKKSYANVNFAPRKRSPRVNGCNDPVIGSEITSN, from the exons ATGAGGAACTGCGGTGGATTTCTGAAGATCAAGTTTATTTCGCTGGATTTCAATGCTCCAACAA CAACTGCAGTTGAACCCTATTTTTGCATCGATTATGGTGATGGAAGGTCTTTCAAAACTCCTGTTGCAACTATGGAAAGACCTGAAGTGTTTAAGTGGTCACAAATGGAAGATACTCTTGATTTCGACATTCCACGTGGAGCGGACGAAGTTCATTTGTTTCTTGTGGACAGGCTTACCGATACTCGCTGGGGATTGTACAATATGGCAGTATCTGAGTTGAATCGCTCTCCACTACCAGAGGTTCAATTGGAGGTTATCTCTGATCCGATAACCGGATCATTGCATCCATTAACACGCGGAGATCTCTTTCTCGGAGCAAAGTTAACATTTGCATATGATTTTTTTCCCACG GTATATACTACTTGTAGGAAGTTCGGTCTCGATTCAAACTTCTTGGCCTTGGCCTTGACTCCAGAAGCTACCGATCCTAATGATTCTTTTTATCTTAAATTTGATGGCTGGCCATATGGAAACCTTACCAGGAATGGCATTGGGCCATTCAGCTCTCT aAATCATATGTTAAGTTTACCTACCGTGGGAAAAAAATCATATGCAAATGTTAACTTTGCTCCGAGAAAGAGATCTCCGCGTGTTAATGGATGCAATGATCCGGTTATCGGATCAGAGATAACCTCCAATTGA